From a single Planctellipticum variicoloris genomic region:
- the ccoG gene encoding cytochrome c oxidase accessory protein CcoG, with the protein MSAMLEPEELVLSTLESDGSRRWLLPRLSKGRYWHARRLVGICLIVVFVLLPHLRIGGKPAIFLDVITRHFTFFGLTFLPTDTLLLALFMVSLFLTIFLLTAIFGRVWCGWACPQTVYLEFVYRPIERLFDGTLGKGGRPVRPPAAWKRIAKLAVYLVISTILAHTFLAYFVGVDRLSHWFRRSPVEHMVPFLVMAVTTGLMMFDFAYFREQLCLVACPYGRFQSVLLDRRSLIVAYDRLRGEPRGKPIKELPVLQDAPKVGDCVDCGLCVRTCPTGIDIRNGLQMECVHCTQCIDACDEIMDRLHRPRGLIRYACQDTIDGAPTKKFRIRMVLYPLLLLGSFGAFLTVLANRQPVDVTVLRNLGMPFVVTADGGVQNSLRIKLVNRTETPLTLSITLGEEDRDVTLDAGEGTLTLQPDQTVTQPLLLTAPRQSFTVGARDIQLILRDDKHQPRTIPCRLLGP; encoded by the coding sequence ATGTCTGCCATGCTCGAACCCGAGGAACTTGTTCTCTCCACGCTGGAGAGCGACGGCTCCCGGCGCTGGCTGCTCCCGCGTCTGTCGAAGGGACGCTACTGGCATGCCCGCCGGTTGGTCGGCATCTGCCTGATCGTCGTGTTCGTCCTGCTTCCCCACCTCCGAATCGGCGGAAAGCCGGCCATCTTTCTGGACGTCATCACCCGCCACTTCACGTTCTTCGGGCTGACCTTCCTGCCGACCGACACGCTGCTGCTGGCGCTGTTCATGGTCAGCCTGTTCCTCACGATCTTCCTGCTCACCGCCATCTTCGGCCGGGTCTGGTGCGGCTGGGCCTGCCCGCAGACTGTCTACCTCGAATTTGTCTATCGGCCTATCGAGCGTCTGTTCGATGGCACCCTCGGCAAAGGCGGTCGCCCCGTGCGTCCTCCAGCCGCCTGGAAGCGGATTGCCAAGCTCGCAGTCTATCTCGTGATTTCGACGATCCTGGCCCACACGTTCCTGGCCTACTTCGTCGGCGTTGACCGCCTGTCTCACTGGTTCCGCCGCTCCCCGGTCGAACATATGGTCCCCTTTCTGGTCATGGCGGTGACGACCGGCCTGATGATGTTCGACTTCGCATACTTCCGCGAACAGCTCTGCCTGGTCGCCTGTCCCTACGGACGCTTCCAGTCGGTCCTGCTCGATCGCCGGTCGCTGATCGTGGCCTACGACCGACTCCGCGGCGAACCGCGCGGCAAACCGATCAAGGAACTCCCGGTCCTGCAGGACGCTCCGAAAGTCGGCGACTGCGTCGACTGCGGCCTTTGCGTGCGAACTTGCCCCACCGGCATCGACATCCGCAATGGCCTGCAGATGGAGTGCGTCCACTGCACACAATGCATCGACGCCTGCGACGAGATCATGGACCGTCTGCACCGTCCGCGCGGCCTGATCCGCTACGCCTGCCAGGACACCATCGACGGGGCCCCGACAAAGAAGTTCCGCATCCGCATGGTCCTCTATCCGCTGCTGCTCCTCGGGAGTTTCGGCGCATTTCTCACCGTGCTCGCAAACCGGCAGCCGGTCGACGTCACCGTCCTCCGCAACCTGGGCATGCCATTTGTCGTGACCGCCGACGGCGGCGTGCAGAACTCGCTCCGCATCAAGCTCGTCAATCGAACCGAAACGCCATTGACGCTTTCGATCACTCTCGGCGAGGAGGATCGCGATGTCACCCTCGACGCAGGGGAGGGCACACTGACGCTGCAGCCCGATCAGACCGTGACTCAGCCCCTGCTGCTCACAGCCCCCCGTCAGTCGTTCACCGTCGGCGCCCGCGACATTCAACTGATCCTCCGCGACGACAAACATCAGCCAAGGACCATTCCATGTCGGTTGCTGGGACCATAA
- a CDS encoding sulfite exporter TauE/SafE family protein encodes MNFPLAATVFAASLLGSAHCAGMCGPFVMLATGTDRSRSNFLGALSAYHLGRLTTYLVLGLFAGLAGLALNRTGQLWGLQQVGAYVAGAAMLLMGGVSLLRLLGVPWRQFPMPRGWVQTIHAGFRRAAQWSPIPRAWWIGALTTWLPCGWLYAFLLIAAGAGSLASALTLMTAFWLGSLPVLSLLGWGAAALAPRWRTAMPWISATVMLLVGTWTLAARASADPARLTAEVSACPTVVEQVQAASQAKLPCCHVD; translated from the coding sequence ATGAATTTCCCTCTCGCCGCCACCGTGTTTGCCGCCAGCCTGCTGGGGAGCGCTCATTGCGCCGGCATGTGCGGCCCGTTTGTGATGCTGGCGACCGGGACCGATCGCAGCCGGTCGAACTTTCTGGGCGCATTGAGCGCTTACCATCTCGGGCGGTTGACCACTTACCTGGTCCTTGGACTCTTCGCCGGCCTGGCCGGTCTCGCGCTCAACCGCACCGGACAGCTCTGGGGACTGCAGCAGGTCGGCGCTTACGTCGCCGGCGCCGCCATGCTGCTGATGGGTGGCGTTTCGCTGCTCCGACTGCTGGGGGTGCCCTGGAGGCAGTTCCCGATGCCGCGCGGCTGGGTCCAGACGATTCACGCCGGCTTTCGCCGCGCCGCCCAATGGTCTCCCATCCCAAGGGCCTGGTGGATCGGCGCCCTGACGACCTGGCTCCCCTGCGGCTGGCTGTATGCGTTCCTGCTGATAGCCGCCGGCGCCGGTTCGCTGGCCAGTGCACTGACGCTGATGACCGCCTTCTGGCTCGGCAGCCTCCCCGTGCTGAGCCTGCTCGGCTGGGGCGCTGCCGCCCTGGCCCCCCGCTGGCGGACCGCCATGCCCTGGATCTCCGCCACCGTCATGCTGCTCGTCGGAACCTGGACCCTCGCCGCCCGCGCCAGCGCCGATCCGGCCCGACTCACGGCCGAAGTCTCCGCCTGTCCGACCGTCGTCGAACAGGTCCAGGCAGCGTCTCAAGCGAAACTCCCGTGCTGCCATGTCGACTGA
- a CDS encoding FixH family protein — protein MSVAGTITRTPEELETVARWKWAGLVVGLLVLQVLMGGFAALLAVSDPAFAVIPNYHERAMHWDDVVAARQASAALGWKSRVVAADSADLFGKRRLTISLQDDTGQPLADAQVRLQLYHHARPLEIQEVPLLPDAAAPGQYVGDAIVRRQGLWEVELTADRDGQHYLATTREEWKFR, from the coding sequence ATGTCGGTTGCTGGGACCATAACCCGCACTCCCGAAGAGCTGGAGACCGTTGCCCGCTGGAAGTGGGCCGGACTGGTCGTCGGGCTCCTCGTGCTCCAGGTGCTGATGGGGGGCTTCGCAGCCCTGCTGGCCGTCAGCGATCCGGCTTTTGCCGTCATTCCCAATTACCACGAGCGCGCCATGCACTGGGACGACGTCGTCGCCGCCCGTCAGGCCAGCGCCGCTCTCGGCTGGAAGTCGCGGGTCGTCGCCGCCGACTCCGCGGATCTGTTCGGCAAGCGTCGCCTGACGATCAGCCTCCAGGATGATACGGGACAGCCGCTCGCCGACGCACAGGTGCGACTGCAGCTCTACCACCACGCCCGACCGCTCGAAATCCAGGAAGTCCCCCTTCTGCCCGACGCTGCTGCGCCGGGACAGTATGTCGGCGATGCCATCGTCCGCCGCCAGGGGCTCTGGGAAGTCGAACTGACCGCCGACCGCGACGGCCAGCACTACCTGGCGACGACCCGCGAAGAGTGGAAATTCCGCTGA
- a CDS encoding sigma-54-dependent transcriptional regulator has protein sequence MTAAGQRRVCELLLVDDDRELRTQMARNLCRLGYQTVEADSLRAAVEILQSHEIPLAIVDLVLPDGSGVDLIDQLRAAGQDECAVVMLSGQGTITTAVEAMKRGASDFLTKPVRLQELDATLQRVLENQRLKRENQQLKELLRQQRPDHRIVGESAPMLEVFRLIGKVGPTDKPVLIQGESGTGKELVAQALAETSPLRDHPFVTINCAALPESLLESELFGHEKGAFTGAQSAKQGLFEVADGGTLFIDEIGELAPGLQAKLLRVLEDGSFRRVGSTKERKVRVRLLAATNRDLATEVRAGRFREDLFYRINVLTLTLPPLRERGGDLPRLIEHFAGPDWESEAGLPDQLARYSWPGNVRQLRNAIERAKILATGNLIELANFPPEVVAGCQSSETAPEATAGEDLEAANRRHILHAYQQAGGNKVRAAQALGVTRRTLYRLLEKYGIE, from the coding sequence ATGACAGCAGCCGGGCAACGACGAGTCTGCGAGCTGCTGCTCGTTGACGACGATCGCGAACTGCGGACGCAGATGGCCCGCAACCTCTGTCGCCTCGGCTATCAGACCGTCGAAGCCGACAGCCTCCGTGCCGCCGTCGAAATCCTCCAGTCACACGAAATCCCCCTGGCGATCGTCGACCTCGTGCTGCCGGACGGTTCCGGCGTCGATCTGATCGATCAGTTGCGCGCCGCCGGGCAGGACGAATGCGCCGTCGTGATGCTGTCGGGGCAGGGGACGATCACCACCGCGGTTGAAGCCATGAAGCGCGGGGCGTCGGATTTTCTCACCAAGCCGGTCCGACTGCAGGAACTCGACGCCACTTTGCAGCGAGTCCTCGAAAATCAGCGACTCAAACGCGAGAATCAGCAGCTCAAAGAACTGCTGCGCCAGCAGCGTCCAGACCATCGGATCGTCGGCGAATCGGCTCCGATGCTGGAGGTCTTCCGACTGATCGGCAAAGTCGGGCCCACGGACAAGCCAGTGTTGATCCAGGGGGAGAGCGGCACCGGCAAAGAACTGGTGGCCCAGGCGCTCGCGGAAACCAGCCCGCTGCGCGACCATCCCTTCGTCACCATCAACTGCGCGGCGCTTCCCGAATCGCTGCTCGAGAGCGAACTGTTCGGTCATGAAAAAGGCGCGTTCACCGGGGCGCAGTCCGCGAAGCAGGGGCTGTTTGAAGTGGCCGACGGCGGGACGCTGTTCATCGACGAAATCGGGGAACTCGCTCCGGGCTTGCAGGCGAAACTGTTGCGAGTGCTTGAAGATGGATCGTTCCGGCGGGTCGGCTCTACCAAAGAACGCAAAGTCCGGGTCCGTCTGCTGGCGGCGACGAACCGCGATCTGGCGACCGAAGTGCGTGCCGGGCGATTCCGCGAGGACCTGTTCTACCGGATCAATGTTCTGACACTCACTCTGCCGCCGTTGCGGGAGCGGGGCGGAGATCTCCCGCGGTTGATCGAACACTTTGCCGGGCCGGACTGGGAGAGTGAAGCCGGGCTCCCCGACCAACTGGCCCGCTACAGTTGGCCTGGTAACGTGCGACAACTGCGAAACGCCATCGAGCGGGCGAAAATCCTGGCCACCGGCAACCTGATCGAACTGGCCAACTTTCCGCCCGAGGTTGTCGCGGGTTGTCAGTCCAGCGAAACCGCTCCGGAAGCGACGGCTGGCGAGGACCTCGAAGCCGCCAACCGCCGTCACATTCTGCACGCTTACCAGCAGGCGGGCGGAAATAAGGTTCGCGCCGCCCAGGCCCTCGGCGTGACTCGGCGAACGCTCTACCGGCTGCTTGAAAAGTACGGCATCGAGTAG
- a CDS encoding heavy metal translocating P-type ATPase: MSTDTLMPPVESRREPAAEPVRVACTHCRLPVPAGLIDRSREEQFCCHGCAGAWQIIHGHGLDGFYDICDQLDTRPQPAGPRDEQFAEFDHEAFQRQYVRPLAGNLREVTLLIEGLHCAACVWLLEKLPQLVPGLLETRINLARRSASVRWNPQTVTLSEIARRFADLGYLVHPGTLEAQAELRIRENRRQLLRLAVAGVCAGNAMLVAIALYAGWFSGIAAEHATFFRWVSAGLGLVSLAWPGATFYRGAWQALRSRSPHMDVSLAIGLTAGGVMGLINTIRGTGEIYFDSLCMLIFVLLVGRYFQFRQQQRAADSVALLRSLTPRTARRFDSLGVPQTVPVEALQTGDVVEIRAGDLVPADGVVESGRSTLDQSLLTGESAGIPIAVGDAVTAGATNLTSLLRVRVTAVGRDSRIGRISELVESASLSHAPIVELANRVSGVFLFVVLGLAVVTLTLWRSAGIDIALEHTIALLIVACPCALGLATPLTIAVALGRAARSSILIRGGEVFERLTRPGILWLDKTGTLTTGRMTLRNWLGDQSLQPHVRALEQGVVHPLAECLVRDLPPAAESQDVSVVDSVYEPGRGVRGIVGGRHLLVGSRRFLTDHNVDLAAEARWKTLLPTIGASPLYVAEGGRLVALAAIGDGLRPDSAAAVGQLQRMGWQVGILSGDQPEIVQAVASQLGIPPERAIGGAIPEDKLAIVQRDALSHTVVMVGDGVNDAAALAAADVGVAVHGGAEASLQAAPVYLGQPGLRSLIGLLEGSRKTVAAIRYGLLLSLAYNLTAIGLAVAGCITPLLAAVLMPLSSLSVTTLALLQRTFPRQP; the protein is encoded by the coding sequence ATGTCGACTGACACCCTGATGCCCCCCGTGGAATCTCGACGCGAACCGGCCGCAGAGCCGGTCCGGGTGGCCTGTACCCATTGCCGCCTGCCCGTTCCCGCCGGGCTGATCGATCGTTCGCGCGAGGAACAGTTCTGCTGCCACGGTTGCGCAGGAGCCTGGCAGATCATCCACGGGCATGGCCTCGACGGCTTCTACGACATCTGCGACCAGCTCGACACCCGCCCGCAGCCGGCCGGGCCGCGCGACGAACAGTTCGCCGAGTTCGACCACGAGGCCTTTCAACGGCAGTACGTCCGCCCCCTGGCCGGCAATCTTCGCGAAGTCACTCTGCTCATTGAGGGCCTGCATTGCGCCGCCTGCGTCTGGCTCCTCGAAAAACTCCCGCAACTGGTTCCGGGCCTGCTCGAAACCCGCATCAATCTGGCCCGCCGCTCCGCGTCCGTCCGCTGGAATCCGCAAACCGTCACGCTCTCGGAAATCGCTCGCCGCTTCGCTGACCTCGGGTATCTGGTCCACCCGGGCACCCTTGAAGCTCAGGCCGAACTCCGCATTCGAGAAAACCGCCGGCAGCTTCTGCGGCTGGCCGTTGCCGGTGTGTGCGCGGGAAACGCAATGCTTGTCGCCATTGCCCTCTACGCGGGCTGGTTTTCCGGCATCGCCGCTGAGCACGCCACCTTTTTCCGCTGGGTCAGCGCCGGCCTGGGCCTGGTTTCGCTCGCCTGGCCAGGCGCCACATTCTACCGCGGCGCCTGGCAGGCCCTCCGCAGCCGATCTCCGCACATGGACGTCTCGCTCGCCATCGGCCTGACGGCCGGCGGCGTGATGGGGCTCATCAACACCATCCGCGGGACCGGCGAGATCTACTTCGACTCCCTCTGCATGCTGATCTTCGTGCTGCTCGTCGGACGCTACTTTCAGTTCCGCCAGCAGCAGCGGGCCGCCGACAGCGTGGCGCTGCTGCGCAGCCTCACCCCTCGCACCGCCCGACGATTCGATTCGCTCGGCGTGCCGCAGACTGTGCCGGTCGAAGCCCTGCAGACCGGCGACGTCGTTGAAATCCGCGCTGGTGATCTCGTCCCCGCGGACGGCGTCGTCGAATCCGGTCGCTCCACCCTCGACCAGTCCCTCCTCACCGGCGAATCGGCGGGCATCCCGATCGCCGTCGGAGATGCCGTCACCGCCGGGGCGACCAACCTGACATCGCTGCTCCGGGTCCGCGTGACCGCAGTCGGTCGCGACAGTCGGATCGGGCGGATTTCCGAACTGGTGGAATCCGCTTCGCTCAGCCACGCCCCGATCGTCGAGCTGGCGAATCGAGTGTCGGGCGTTTTTCTGTTCGTCGTCCTCGGACTGGCGGTCGTCACGCTGACTCTCTGGCGGTCGGCGGGGATCGACATCGCCCTCGAACATACCATCGCCCTGCTGATCGTCGCCTGCCCGTGCGCGCTGGGGCTGGCGACGCCCCTGACGATCGCCGTGGCCCTCGGACGGGCCGCTCGCAGTTCCATCCTCATCCGCGGCGGCGAAGTCTTCGAACGATTAACGCGTCCGGGCATCCTCTGGCTCGACAAAACCGGTACGCTGACCACCGGTCGCATGACCCTCCGCAACTGGCTCGGCGATCAATCTTTGCAGCCCCACGTCCGCGCGCTGGAGCAGGGGGTTGTCCATCCGCTCGCCGAATGCCTCGTCCGGGATCTCCCACCCGCAGCCGAATCGCAGGACGTCTCGGTCGTTGATTCCGTCTACGAACCAGGTCGCGGCGTCAGAGGGATCGTCGGTGGTCGCCACCTGCTCGTTGGATCGCGGCGGTTCCTCACGGACCACAACGTCGATCTCGCCGCAGAAGCGCGATGGAAGACGCTGTTGCCGACCATCGGCGCCTCGCCGCTCTATGTGGCGGAGGGGGGGCGGCTCGTCGCACTGGCAGCCATCGGCGACGGCCTCCGCCCCGACTCGGCGGCGGCCGTGGGGCAACTTCAGAGGATGGGCTGGCAGGTCGGAATTCTATCGGGTGACCAGCCGGAAATCGTCCAGGCCGTGGCGAGCCAGCTCGGCATTCCGCCGGAACGGGCCATCGGCGGAGCGATCCCCGAGGACAAGCTCGCCATCGTGCAGCGGGATGCGCTGTCACACACGGTGGTCATGGTCGGCGACGGCGTGAATGACGCCGCCGCCCTGGCCGCGGCTGACGTCGGCGTGGCCGTCCACGGCGGCGCCGAGGCCAGTCTGCAGGCGGCTCCGGTCTACCTCGGACAGCCCGGCCTGAGATCGCTGATTGGGCTGCTCGAAGGGAGCCGGAAAACCGTGGCCGCCATCCGCTACGGTCTGCTCCTCTCGCTGGCGTATAATCTGACGGCGATCGGGCTGGCCGTGGCGGGCTGCATCACGCCGCTGCTGGCCGCCGTTCTGATGCCCTTGAGTTCCCTCTCCGTCACCACCCTGGCTCTGCTGCAGCGCACATTTCCGAGGCAACCATGA
- the ccoN gene encoding cytochrome-c oxidase, cbb3-type subunit I, with amino-acid sequence MTANGPSEEQPAGQWLEEFRYDDAIVRAFALATLVWGLVAMLVGLIIAHQLTVPALNFGMGLTSFGRLRPLHTNAAIFAFAGNAIFAAVYYSTQRLCKARMWSDRLSWAHFWGWQAIIVSAAITLPLGITQSKEYAELEWPIDLAIAVVWAGFFGVNFFMTLLNRRERHLYVALWFYIATIVTVTVLHLFNNLVVPVGLFKSYSVYAGVQDAFMQWWYGHNAVAFFLTTPFLGLMYYFLPKAAERPVFSYKLSILHFWSLVFLYIWAGPHHLHYSPTPEWASTLGMLFSIMLWMPSWGGMINGLLTLRGAWRKVTVDPVLKFYVVGITFYGMSTFEGPLLSVKAVNALSHYTDWTIAHVHSGALGWNGMMTFGMLYWLLPRIFQTKLWSTRLAEWHFWLGTVGILLYIVPIYVAGLTQGLMWRAINEQGQLMYPDFVETVRVLIPLYWLRILGGFAFFSGVVLLGVNFLMTWRSRPAVYDDPVYTASPLRKEYVDPPIAPSKLGAVLDTAKSLDVWSRLEWHRRWERLPVRFTVWVVIAVVVASLFEIIPTFLIRSNVPTIASVKPYTPLELAGRDLYVGYGCYNCHSQMIRPMLAETKRYGEYSKPGEFIYDRPFQWGSRRIGPDLAREGGRQSHLWHLIHFRNPKQLIPGSIMPAFPELEKDKLNFRTIQERVQAVAWLGAPYTRELTEAEAMAHEQAELIAAEIAKQQGPEGLADKKVVALIAYLQRMGTDLTTPAATPAGEPAKSGEQPAAAPSETPAAP; translated from the coding sequence ATGACTGCCAACGGTCCTTCTGAAGAGCAGCCCGCCGGCCAGTGGCTTGAAGAGTTTCGCTACGACGACGCCATCGTTCGGGCTTTCGCCCTGGCGACGCTGGTCTGGGGCCTCGTCGCCATGCTGGTCGGACTGATCATCGCCCACCAGCTCACGGTCCCCGCCCTGAACTTCGGAATGGGCCTGACCTCCTTCGGTCGGCTCCGTCCGCTCCATACGAACGCGGCGATCTTCGCGTTCGCCGGCAACGCCATCTTCGCGGCGGTCTACTACTCGACGCAGCGGTTGTGCAAGGCCCGGATGTGGAGCGACCGGCTGAGCTGGGCTCACTTCTGGGGCTGGCAGGCGATCATCGTCTCGGCGGCCATCACGCTGCCGCTCGGCATTACGCAGAGCAAGGAATACGCCGAACTCGAATGGCCGATCGATCTGGCGATCGCGGTCGTGTGGGCCGGGTTCTTCGGCGTCAATTTCTTCATGACGCTCCTCAACCGCCGCGAGCGTCACCTGTACGTCGCCCTCTGGTTCTACATCGCCACCATCGTGACGGTCACCGTCCTGCACCTCTTTAACAATCTGGTCGTCCCCGTCGGCCTCTTCAAGAGCTACTCCGTCTACGCCGGCGTGCAGGACGCCTTCATGCAGTGGTGGTACGGTCACAATGCCGTGGCCTTCTTCCTGACCACGCCGTTCCTGGGCCTCATGTACTACTTCCTGCCCAAGGCGGCCGAGCGACCGGTTTTCTCCTACAAGCTGAGCATTCTCCACTTCTGGTCGCTCGTTTTTCTCTACATCTGGGCCGGCCCGCACCACCTGCACTATTCCCCGACGCCGGAATGGGCGTCGACGCTGGGCATGCTGTTTTCGATCATGCTCTGGATGCCCTCCTGGGGCGGCATGATCAATGGCCTGCTGACGCTGCGGGGCGCCTGGCGCAAGGTGACGGTCGATCCCGTGCTGAAGTTCTACGTCGTCGGCATCACGTTCTACGGCATGTCGACGTTCGAAGGCCCGCTCCTCTCGGTCAAAGCCGTCAACGCCCTGTCGCACTACACCGACTGGACCATCGCCCACGTCCACAGCGGCGCCCTCGGCTGGAACGGCATGATGACCTTCGGCATGCTCTACTGGCTCCTGCCGAGAATCTTCCAGACCAAACTCTGGAGCACTCGGCTGGCCGAATGGCACTTCTGGCTGGGAACCGTCGGCATCCTGCTCTACATCGTTCCGATCTACGTCGCCGGCCTCACCCAGGGGCTGATGTGGCGGGCGATTAACGAGCAGGGGCAGCTCATGTACCCCGACTTCGTCGAGACGGTCCGCGTCCTGATCCCGCTGTACTGGCTACGCATTCTTGGCGGATTCGCCTTTTTCTCCGGCGTCGTCCTGCTGGGCGTCAACTTCCTGATGACCTGGCGTTCGCGGCCTGCCGTCTACGACGACCCGGTCTATACCGCCTCCCCGCTGCGGAAAGAGTATGTCGATCCTCCGATCGCACCATCGAAACTGGGGGCCGTGCTCGACACAGCCAAGTCGCTCGATGTCTGGTCGCGGCTGGAATGGCACCGCCGCTGGGAACGTCTGCCGGTCCGGTTCACGGTCTGGGTGGTGATCGCAGTCGTCGTGGCCTCGCTGTTCGAAATCATTCCGACCTTCCTGATCCGGTCCAACGTCCCGACGATCGCCTCGGTCAAACCCTACACGCCGCTCGAACTGGCCGGTCGCGACCTCTACGTCGGCTACGGCTGCTACAACTGCCACTCGCAGATGATCCGACCGATGCTCGCCGAGACCAAGCGGTACGGCGAATACTCCAAGCCGGGCGAGTTCATCTACGACCGCCCGTTCCAGTGGGGCTCCCGCCGGATCGGGCCGGACTTGGCTCGCGAAGGAGGCCGGCAGTCGCATCTGTGGCATCTCATCCACTTCCGCAATCCCAAGCAGCTCATTCCCGGTTCGATCATGCCGGCCTTTCCGGAGTTAGAGAAGGACAAGTTGAACTTCCGAACGATCCAGGAACGCGTGCAGGCGGTCGCCTGGCTCGGAGCGCCCTACACGCGGGAGCTGACCGAAGCCGAAGCCATGGCCCATGAGCAGGCCGAATTGATCGCCGCGGAAATCGCGAAGCAGCAGGGGCCGGAAGGTCTGGCCGACAAGAAAGTGGTTGCGTTGATTGCCTACCTCCAGCGAATGGGCACGGACCTGACTACTCCCGCAGCAACCCCGGCGGGCGAACCCGCAAAATCCGGCGAGCAGCCTGCTGCAGCGCCGTCTGAAACGCCCGCAGCACCGTAG
- a CDS encoding response regulator, protein MSHPLRIAIADDEAEIRDYFQKVLERLGHDVVAAVDNGADLVTACNSLLPDLIITDVRMPQLDGDQAVREIWKCHRIPAILISAYNPPVDPAGDAPTWSYLNKPVRRTDLEAAILAAVPD, encoded by the coding sequence ATGTCTCACCCGCTGAGGATCGCCATCGCTGACGACGAGGCCGAAATCCGCGATTATTTTCAGAAAGTGCTCGAACGCCTCGGCCACGACGTCGTCGCCGCCGTCGACAATGGTGCCGATCTCGTGACCGCCTGCAATTCGCTCCTGCCGGACCTGATCATCACGGACGTCCGGATGCCGCAACTCGATGGCGATCAAGCGGTTCGAGAAATCTGGAAGTGCCATCGCATTCCCGCAATCCTCATTTCGGCCTATAATCCGCCCGTCGATCCCGCCGGCGATGCTCCGACGTGGTCGTACCTGAACAAGCCGGTCCGGCGGACCGATCTCGAAGCGGCCATTCTGGCCGCCGTGCCGGACTGA
- a CDS encoding cbb3-type cytochrome c oxidase N-terminal domain-containing protein produces the protein MSNTPEELTNHSYDGIQEYDNPLPGWWVWLFVGSIAFCPFYWAYFHAGIPGRSIHDQYNDAVAQNLRQQFAELGELQPDRATLLKYLDDKRWLAVGESVFKTNCVSCHGPSAEGKVGPNLCDDSWKNVKTIEDVAKVIAQGAGGRAMPAWGQRLHPNELVLVACYVASLRGSNPPNAKAPEPEAKVIPPWRG, from the coding sequence ATGAGCAACACTCCCGAAGAACTGACGAATCACTCCTACGACGGCATTCAGGAGTACGACAACCCGCTCCCGGGCTGGTGGGTCTGGCTCTTCGTCGGCTCGATCGCCTTCTGCCCGTTCTACTGGGCCTACTTCCATGCGGGCATCCCCGGACGCTCGATCCACGATCAGTACAACGACGCCGTCGCCCAGAACCTGCGGCAGCAATTCGCAGAGCTGGGAGAACTGCAGCCCGATCGCGCGACGCTCCTCAAGTATCTCGACGACAAACGCTGGCTCGCCGTCGGCGAGTCGGTCTTCAAAACCAACTGCGTCTCGTGCCACGGACCGAGTGCCGAGGGCAAGGTCGGACCGAATCTCTGCGACGACTCCTGGAAGAACGTCAAAACCATTGAAGACGTCGCGAAAGTGATTGCTCAGGGGGCCGGCGGACGGGCCATGCCCGCCTGGGGACAGCGGCTGCACCCCAACGAACTGGTTCTCGTCGCCTGTTATGTCGCTTCGCTCCGCGGCTCCAATCCCCCCAACGCCAAGGCCCCGGAACCGGAAGCCAAAGTCATTCCTCCCTGGCGCGGCTAG